CGAGGCCGTGGTCGTTTCGATGCTGGTGCCTTCCGGCAGGCGGACCTCCACCAGCACCTCGGGACGGTCGGAGGTCGGGAAGAACTGCTGCTTCACGCCGCCCATGCCGACGATGGCGGCGGCGAAGGCGATGCCGACGATGCCGCAGGTCAGGGCCTTGTGGCGCACGGCGAAGCTGATGATCCGCCGCAGGCGCCGGTAGTTCGGGGTGCCGTAGATCGCCTCGTGACCGCCGGCGACCGGCTTGATCGCCGGCAGCATCCTGACGCCCAGATAGGGGGTGAAGACCACCGCGACGATCCAGGAGACGATGAGGGAGAATCCCACGACCCAGAAGATGTTGCCGGCATATTCGCCGGCGGTCGAGCGCGCGAACCCCACCGGCAGGAAGCCGGCGACCGTCACCAGCGTTCCGGACAGCATCGGCGCCGCCGTGTGGCTCCAGGCATAGGCCGCCGCCCTGATGCGGTCGACGCCCTCCTCCATCTTCACCACCATCACCTCGATGGCGATGATGGCGTCGTCCACCAGCAGGCCGAGCGACAGGATCAGCGCGCCGAGCGTGATGCGGTCGAAGAAACGGCCGGTTTCCAGCATGATCAGGAAGACGACGGCGAGCGTCAGCGGGACGGCGGCGGCCACGACGATGCCGACGCGCCAGCCGAGGCTGAGCAGGCTGACCAGCAGCACCACGCCCAGCGCCATGGCGAATTTGATCATGAACTCGTCGACCGCCGAGGTGATGTTGACGGCCTGATCGGTCACCTTGTCGAGCGTCATCCCGAGCGGCAGCGATCGCGCGATACCCGCTGCCCGCTCCTCCAGCGCCTTGCCGAGCGCGAGGCCGTCCCAGCCCTCCTGCATGACGGTCGCCAGCATGACGGTGGGTTCACCCTGGTGGCGGATGATGTAGGTCGGCGGATCCTCGTAGCCGCGGCGGACCTCGGCGATGTCCGACAGCTTCAGCGTCCGCCCGGCGGCGACGATCGGCGTGTCGGCGATCGCCTGCACCCCGTCATAGGCGCCGTCGATCCGGATGAAGACCTGCGGCCCCTGGGTATCGATCGAGCCCGACGGCGTGACGCTGTTCTGCCGCTGCAAGGCGGCGGCGATGTCCTGAGCCGACACGCCGAGGGTCGCCAACTTGGCATAGGAGAACTCGACGAAGATCCGTTCCGGACGCTCGCCCAGGATGTTGACCTTCTTGACGCCGGGCACATGCAACAGGTCCTGGCGGATCGCCTCGGCCTGCCGGGCCAGTTCGCGCATCGGCAGGCCCTTGGCCTTCAATGCGTAGAGCGCGAAGCTCACGTCGGAATACTCATCGTTGACGAAGGGGCCGAGTACGCCGGGCGGCAGGTTGCGCGTCTCGTCGCCCATCTTCTTGCGGGCCTGATAGAACTCCTCCTGCACCTTGGCCGGCGGCGTGCTGTCCTTCAGCGTCAGCGTCATATAGGCGTAGCCGGGCCGCGTCGTCGTCTCCACCCGGTCGTACCAGCTCAATTCCTGAAGGCGCTTCTCCAACGGCTCGGCGACGAGATCCTGCATCTCGCGCGCCGTGGCGCCCGGCCACACGCTGGTGACAGTCAGCGTCTTGATGGTGAAGGAGGGATCCTCCGCCCGTCCGAGCATGACGAAGGCGAGGGCGCCCCCCGCCGCCAGCAGAAGGATGAAGAACAGGGTGACGGCCCGTTCGCGGACGGCGATGGCGGAAAGATTGAGGCTCATCACTGGACCCCGCTCTCGGCGGCGGTTCTTACGCGGACCCCGTCCTGGAGAAGATGGGCGCCGAGCGACACCACCGGATCGCCGAGGCCGAGCCCGGAGATCACGGCGGTCTCGCCGCTCACCCGGACCAGCCGGACCGGCTGGAAGCGCACCGTCGAGCTGGCGCGGTCCAGGGTCCAGACCCCGGTCCTCCGGCCGTCGTCCAGCACGGCCCCCAGCGGCACGAGCGTGTCCGCCCCACCCGCCTGTCCAGTCAGCCGAACGGTCACGGTCGCGCCGAGCGGCGCCGCCGCCGCATCGCCGTCCAGCACATAGCGGGCCTCGTAGGTGCGGGTCTGGGCGTCGGCGGCGTCCGACAATTGTCGCAAACGCGCGGGATAACGCCGCCCGTCGGTCCCATAGAGGCTGGCTTCGGCCGGCGAACCGATCGACGGCCGGATGGTTTCCGGCAGCGCCACCACCGCCTCGCGGGGACCGGCTTGCGCGATCCGGACGACGGTCTGGCCGGCGGCGACGACCTGCCCCGGTTCGCCGAGCGTTTCGACCACCGTGCCGTCACTATCGGCCACCAGGACCGAGTAGGTCGCCTCGTTCTCGGCAACCCGGGCGTCCGCCTCGGCGCTGGCGAGTTGCGCCCTGGCGGTGTCCAGCGCGGCCTTCGCCTGTTCATGACGCTGGCGGGACGCCCAGCCGTCATTCACGAGACTGGCGTAGCGCCGCTCGTCCGCCTGGGTCTGAACCACCGCCGCGCGCGCCGCGGCAACAGCGTTTCGCTTCGCCGTGAGCGCGAGGCGCAGGTCCGTCTCGTCGATGCGCATCAGCGGCTGGCCCGCCTTGACCGGCTGCCCGACCGTCGCCAGCCGCTCGATGATCTTGCCGGGAACGCGGAAGCCCAGGTTGCTCTGCACCCTCGCCCCGACGACGCCGGTGAAGCCGCGGTCCGATCCGGCCACCGGAGCAGCCGCGGCAAGCCGGACGATCGGCGCCTCCTGCCGGGGATCGCTCACCGCCGACGCCTCCTGTGTGTGCATGGACAGCGTCACGACTGCGGCAGCGCCGAGCGCCACCGTCAGAACGCCACCCGCCACGACCATGGGTCTCTTTTTCATGTCCGGCGCCTCGATCAAATTAGATTGCGTACGACATCTATATCGATTATAGAAGTTGGGCGCAATCTAATTGACAGGGCGCTCTCACATGGCGGCATCGCCATCGGCGGCGCTTCCGGGGCTGATCCCGACACAAGGAAGAAAGAGAGACTTCGATGGCAAAGATCGAACGCGGCATCGCCCTGGTGACGGGCGCGTCGTCCGGCATCGGGCACGCGGCGGCCAAGGCCCTGCAAGCCGCAGGATTCGACGTGTTCGGAACCAGCCGTCACGCGGAGGCCAAGGGCCCCGAGGGCGTCACCATGCTGACCTGCGATGTCACCGACGACGCCTCCGTGGCCGCCCTGGTCGACGAGGTGCTGGACGACGCCGGCCGCATCGATCTGCTGGTCAACAATGCCGGCGTCGGGCTTTTCGGCGGTGCGGAGGAGTCCTCGCTCGCCCAGGCGCAGGCGTTGTTCGACGTGAACATGTTCGGCGTCATCCGCATGACCAACGCCGTGCTGCCGATCATGCGGCACCAGAAAAGCGGCAGGATCATCAATCTCAGCTCGGCGCTCGGCTTCATTCCGGCCCCCTATTCCGCGCTCTATGCGGCGACGAAACATGCGGTGGAGGGTTACTCGGAATCGCTTGACCATGAACTGCGCACGCTCGGCATTCGGGTCACGCTGGTCGAACCCGCCTATACCCGAACCTCGTTCGACGCGAACCTCATCAAGCCGGATCGCTCGCTCGACACCTATGCGTCCGCGCGGGCCGAGGTGACCGTGGCCGTTCAGGACGCGACCAGGAAGGGCGATACGCCCGAGACCGTGGCCGAAACCATCGTGAAGGCCGCGACGGAGGCCGAGCCGAAGCTGCGCTACCCGGCAGGGAAAATGGCGCGGCAGGTCAGCCTTCTGCGCCGCTTCGTCCCGGCCTCCGCCTTCGACAAGAACCTGCGCAAGATGCTGCGGCTGCCGGTCTGAGCCAGGCCCGTCACATCCGGTCTCGTAAAGGAAATCCCATGACCGCCTTGTCCCGTCAGGAGCGTTCGGCGGCCCCGGCCCCCACCTATAAAGTACCGCCCGGCGTTCTCGACGGGCCGGTGGTTCCGACGATGCTCCGCCTCGCGTTGCCGACCACCCTGGTGCTGGTCGTCCAGACTCTGGTCGGGGTGGTCGAGACCTGGTTCGTCGGCTTTCTCGGGACGGAGGCTCTCGCCGGAGTCGCCCTGGTCTTTCCCGTGCTCATGCTCATGCAGATGATGGCGAATGGCGGGATCGGCGGCGGCGTCGCCTCGGCCGTCGCGCGGGCCTTGGGGGCAAAACGCCATGAGGACGCCGAAGCGCTGGTCTGGCATGGAATCGTCCTGGCCTGCGCCTTCGGCCTCCTCTTCACGGTGGCCGCTTTCCTTGGCGGACCAGCCCTCTACCGGGCGATGGGGGGCACGGGAGCGACGCTGACGGCGGCGTTGACCTATTCCGGGGTCGTGTTCGCCGGGGCCGTGCCGCTCTGGATCACCGCCTTGCTGTCATCCGCCCTCCGCGGAGCCGGAAACGTGACCGTGCCGGCACTGGTGATCTCGTCCGGCACCGTCCTGCTCATCATTCTGTCGCCGGCCCTGATCTTCGGCTGGGGGCCCTTGCCCCGTCTCGGCGTTGCCGGCGGCGGGGCGGCGGTGTTGATCTATTACCTCTTCGCGGCCGTTGCCCTGATGCTGTACCTGCGCTCCGCGAAAAGTCTGCTGAGACTCAGGATCACGCCTCTGCGCACCGGGCTGTTCAAGGATATCATGGGCGTCGGCCTGCTGTCGGCGATCGGCACCGTCCAGACCAATCTCACGGTCGCCCTGGTCACCGCGGCCGTCGGCTGCTTCGGCGCCGACGCCATCGCCGGGTACGGCATCGCCTCCCGCCTCGATTACATCCAGATTCCACTGATCTTCGGGCTCGGCACCGCCTTGGTCACCATGGTCGGCCACAACATCGGAGCCGGGCAGATGGCGCGGGCGCGTCGCGTCGCCTGGATCGGGGCCGCGATCGCCTTCGGAATGACCGAGACCATCGGCCTCGCC
Above is a genomic segment from Azospirillum humicireducens containing:
- a CDS encoding efflux RND transporter permease subunit; translated protein: MSLNLSAIAVRERAVTLFFILLLAAGGALAFVMLGRAEDPSFTIKTLTVTSVWPGATAREMQDLVAEPLEKRLQELSWYDRVETTTRPGYAYMTLTLKDSTPPAKVQEEFYQARKKMGDETRNLPPGVLGPFVNDEYSDVSFALYALKAKGLPMRELARQAEAIRQDLLHVPGVKKVNILGERPERIFVEFSYAKLATLGVSAQDIAAALQRQNSVTPSGSIDTQGPQVFIRIDGAYDGVQAIADTPIVAAGRTLKLSDIAEVRRGYEDPPTYIIRHQGEPTVMLATVMQEGWDGLALGKALEERAAGIARSLPLGMTLDKVTDQAVNITSAVDEFMIKFAMALGVVLLVSLLSLGWRVGIVVAAAVPLTLAVVFLIMLETGRFFDRITLGALILSLGLLVDDAIIAIEVMVVKMEEGVDRIRAAAYAWSHTAAPMLSGTLVTVAGFLPVGFARSTAGEYAGNIFWVVGFSLIVSWIVAVVFTPYLGVRMLPAIKPVAGGHEAIYGTPNYRRLRRIISFAVRHKALTCGIVGIAFAAAIVGMGGVKQQFFPTSDRPEVLVEVRLPEGTSIETTTASVEKIERWLADQPEAKIVTSYIGQGAPRFFIALSPELPDPAFAKIVVLTPDAEAREALKHRLRQTVAQGLVPEAYVRVTQLVFGPYTPFPVEFRVMGPDPAQLYAISEKALAIMRSVPDVRQANRDWGNRTPVLRFTPDQDRLNLIGLSPAEVGQQLQFLLTGIAVTQVREDIRNVPIVARSAGGERLDPARLADFSLTSRTGQQIPLDQIGHADIRLEEPMMKRRDRTSVITIRSDYNEATQPPEVSKQIMTALQPLIASLPAGYRIEMGGSIEEAAKANTALGKVFPVMIAAMLIFIMLQVRSFSMMAMVLLTAPLGVVGVVPVLLAFNQPFGFNAILGLIGLAGILMRNTLILTEQIKENQAAGLDDYHAVIEATVQRTRPVILTALAAVLAFIPLTHSVFWGSMAYTLIGGTAVGTVLILLFLPALYAAWFRIKPASNAN
- a CDS encoding oxidoreductase gives rise to the protein MAKIERGIALVTGASSGIGHAAAKALQAAGFDVFGTSRHAEAKGPEGVTMLTCDVTDDASVAALVDEVLDDAGRIDLLVNNAGVGLFGGAEESSLAQAQALFDVNMFGVIRMTNAVLPIMRHQKSGRIINLSSALGFIPAPYSALYAATKHAVEGYSESLDHELRTLGIRVTLVEPAYTRTSFDANLIKPDRSLDTYASARAEVTVAVQDATRKGDTPETVAETIVKAATEAEPKLRYPAGKMARQVSLLRRFVPASAFDKNLRKMLRLPV
- a CDS encoding efflux RND transporter periplasmic adaptor subunit; the protein is MKKRPMVVAGGVLTVALGAAAVVTLSMHTQEASAVSDPRQEAPIVRLAAAAPVAGSDRGFTGVVGARVQSNLGFRVPGKIIERLATVGQPVKAGQPLMRIDETDLRLALTAKRNAVAAARAAVVQTQADERRYASLVNDGWASRQRHEQAKAALDTARAQLASAEADARVAENEATYSVLVADSDGTVVETLGEPGQVVAAGQTVVRIAQAGPREAVVALPETIRPSIGSPAEASLYGTDGRRYPARLRQLSDAADAQTRTYEARYVLDGDAAAAPLGATVTVRLTGQAGGADTLVPLGAVLDDGRRTGVWTLDRASSTVRFQPVRLVRVSGETAVISGLGLGDPVVSLGAHLLQDGVRVRTAAESGVQ
- a CDS encoding MATE family efflux transporter, yielding MTALSRQERSAAPAPTYKVPPGVLDGPVVPTMLRLALPTTLVLVVQTLVGVVETWFVGFLGTEALAGVALVFPVLMLMQMMANGGIGGGVASAVARALGAKRHEDAEALVWHGIVLACAFGLLFTVAAFLGGPALYRAMGGTGATLTAALTYSGVVFAGAVPLWITALLSSALRGAGNVTVPALVISSGTVLLIILSPALIFGWGPLPRLGVAGGGAAVLIYYLFAAVALMLYLRSAKSLLRLRITPLRTGLFKDIMGVGLLSAIGTVQTNLTVALVTAAVGCFGADAIAGYGIASRLDYIQIPLIFGLGTALVTMVGHNIGAGQMARARRVAWIGAAIAFGMTETIGLAAVLFPHAWIGLFSDDPQVLAMGTLYLRTVAPVYGAVGLGLALYFASQGAKRVLFPVLAGTARMIIAAFIGWSAVVWFGAGLAPLFQITALAALSYGFLTAAAMVGGAWGRHPAYRPLPWRNPAE